Proteins encoded in a region of the Ursus arctos isolate Adak ecotype North America unplaced genomic scaffold, UrsArc2.0 scaffold_2, whole genome shotgun sequence genome:
- the THOC6 gene encoding THO complex subunit 6 homolog isoform X1 — translation MERAVPHAVPLGQVASCSLSPQMEVFQALQRLHMTIFSQSVSPCGKFLAAGNNYGQIAIFSLSAALSSEAKEESKNPVVTFQAHDGPVYSMVSTDRHLLSAGDGEVKAWLWAEILKKGCKELWRRQPPYRTSLEVPEINALLLVPKENSLILAGGDCQLHTMDLETGAFTRALRGHTDYIHCLALRERSPEVLSGGEDGAVRLWDLRTAKEVQTIEVYKHEECSRPHNGRWIGCLATDSDWMVCGGGPALTLWHLRSSTPTTIFPMRAPQKHVTFYQDLILSAGQGRCVNQWQLSGELKAQVPGSSPGLLSLSLNQQPAAPECKVLTAAGNSCRVDVFTNLGYRAFSLSF, via the exons ATGGAGCGAGCTGTGCCACACGCCGTACCTCTGGGTCAG GTAGCTTCATGCAGCCTCTCCCCACAGATGGAAGTGTTTCAGGCCCTACAGCGGCTCCACATGACCATTTTCTCCCAGAGTGTGTCACCCTGCGGGAAGTTCCTGGCAGCTGGGAACAATTACGGGCAGATAGCCATCTTCAg cTTGTCTGCTGCTTTGAGCTCTGAGGccaaagaagaaagtaagaatCCTGTGGTCACATTCCAAG CCCATGATGGGCCCGTCTACAGCATGGTCTCCACTGATCGACATCTGCTCagtgctggggatggggaggtgaAGGCCTGGCTTTGGGCAGAGATCCTCAAGAAG GGCTGTAAGGAGCTGTGGCGGCGTCAGCCCCCATACAG GACCAGCCTAGAAGTGCCTGAGATCAATGCTTTGCTTCTCGTCCCTAAG GAGAATTCTCTCATCCTGGCAGGGGGAGACTGTCAGTTGCATACGATGGACCTCGAGACTGGGGCCTTCACA CGGGCCCTCCGGGGCCACACAGACTATATCCACTGCCTGGCATTGAGGGAGCGGAGCCCCGAGGTGCTGTCGGGTGGGGAGGACGGAGCTGTGCGACTTTGGG ACCTCCGGACAGCCAAGGAAGTCCAGACCATCGAGGTGTATAAGCATGAG GAGTGCTCAAGACCCCACAATGGGCGTTGGATCGGATGTTTAGCAACTGACTCGGACTGGATG GTCTGTGGAGGCGGCCCAGCACTCACCCTCTGGCACCTCCGATCCTCCACACCCACCACCATTTTCCCCATGCGGGCGCCACAGAAACACGTCACCTTCTACCAGGACCTG ATTCTGTCCGCTGGCCAGGGCCGCTGTGTCAACCAGTGgcagctgagtggggagctcaaGGCCCAGGTGCCTGGCTCCTCCCCAGGGCTGCTTAGCCTCAGTCTCAACCAGCAGCCGGCAGCACCTGAGTGCAAG GTCCTGACAGCCGCAGGTAACAGCTGCCGGGTAGATGTCTTCACCAATCTGGGCTACCGtgccttctccctgtccttctga
- the THOC6 gene encoding THO complex subunit 6 homolog isoform X2, which translates to MERAVPHAVPLGQMEVFQALQRLHMTIFSQSVSPCGKFLAAGNNYGQIAIFSLSAALSSEAKEESKNPVVTFQAHDGPVYSMVSTDRHLLSAGDGEVKAWLWAEILKKGCKELWRRQPPYRTSLEVPEINALLLVPKENSLILAGGDCQLHTMDLETGAFTRALRGHTDYIHCLALRERSPEVLSGGEDGAVRLWDLRTAKEVQTIEVYKHEECSRPHNGRWIGCLATDSDWMVCGGGPALTLWHLRSSTPTTIFPMRAPQKHVTFYQDLILSAGQGRCVNQWQLSGELKAQVPGSSPGLLSLSLNQQPAAPECKVLTAAGNSCRVDVFTNLGYRAFSLSF; encoded by the exons ATGGAGCGAGCTGTGCCACACGCCGTACCTCTGGGTCAG ATGGAAGTGTTTCAGGCCCTACAGCGGCTCCACATGACCATTTTCTCCCAGAGTGTGTCACCCTGCGGGAAGTTCCTGGCAGCTGGGAACAATTACGGGCAGATAGCCATCTTCAg cTTGTCTGCTGCTTTGAGCTCTGAGGccaaagaagaaagtaagaatCCTGTGGTCACATTCCAAG CCCATGATGGGCCCGTCTACAGCATGGTCTCCACTGATCGACATCTGCTCagtgctggggatggggaggtgaAGGCCTGGCTTTGGGCAGAGATCCTCAAGAAG GGCTGTAAGGAGCTGTGGCGGCGTCAGCCCCCATACAG GACCAGCCTAGAAGTGCCTGAGATCAATGCTTTGCTTCTCGTCCCTAAG GAGAATTCTCTCATCCTGGCAGGGGGAGACTGTCAGTTGCATACGATGGACCTCGAGACTGGGGCCTTCACA CGGGCCCTCCGGGGCCACACAGACTATATCCACTGCCTGGCATTGAGGGAGCGGAGCCCCGAGGTGCTGTCGGGTGGGGAGGACGGAGCTGTGCGACTTTGGG ACCTCCGGACAGCCAAGGAAGTCCAGACCATCGAGGTGTATAAGCATGAG GAGTGCTCAAGACCCCACAATGGGCGTTGGATCGGATGTTTAGCAACTGACTCGGACTGGATG GTCTGTGGAGGCGGCCCAGCACTCACCCTCTGGCACCTCCGATCCTCCACACCCACCACCATTTTCCCCATGCGGGCGCCACAGAAACACGTCACCTTCTACCAGGACCTG ATTCTGTCCGCTGGCCAGGGCCGCTGTGTCAACCAGTGgcagctgagtggggagctcaaGGCCCAGGTGCCTGGCTCCTCCCCAGGGCTGCTTAGCCTCAGTCTCAACCAGCAGCCGGCAGCACCTGAGTGCAAG GTCCTGACAGCCGCAGGTAACAGCTGCCGGGTAGATGTCTTCACCAATCTGGGCTACCGtgccttctccctgtccttctga